In Manis pentadactyla isolate mManPen7 chromosome 11, mManPen7.hap1, whole genome shotgun sequence, one DNA window encodes the following:
- the GNPNAT1 gene encoding glucosamine 6-phosphate N-acetyltransferase isoform X1: MKPDETPMFDPSLLKEVDWSQNTATFSPAISPTHPGEGLVLRPLCTADLNRGFFKVLGQLTETGVVNPEQFMKSFEHMKKSGDYYVTVVEDVTLGQIVATATLIIEHKFIHSCAKRGRVEDVVVSDECRGKQLGKLLLSTLTLLSKKLNCYKITLECLPQNVGFYKKFGYTVSEENYMCRRFLK, from the exons ATGAAACCTGATGAAACTCCTATGTTTGACCCAAGTCTACTCAAAGAAGTGGACTGGAGCCAGAATACAGCTACATTTTCTCCAGCCATTTCCCCAACACATCCTGGAGAAGGTCTGGTTTTGAGGCCTCTTTGTACTGCTGACTTAAATAGAG GTTTTTTTAAGGTACTAGGTCAGCTGACAGAGACTGGAGTTGTCAACCCTGAACAATTTATGA AATCTTTTGAGCACATGAAGAAATCTGGGGATTACTATGTTACAGTTGTGGAAGATGTGACTTTAGGACAGATTGTTGCTACAGCAACTCTGATAATAGAACATAAGTTCATCCATTCCTGTGCTAAG aGAGGAAGAGTAGAAGATGTTGTTGTTAGTGATGAATGCAGAGGAAAGCAGCTTGGCAAATT gttATTATCAACCCTTACTTTGCTAAGCAAGAAACTGAACTGTTATAAGATTACTCTTGAATGTCTGCCACAAAATGTCGGTTTCTATAAAAAGTTTGGATATACAGTATCTGAAGAAAACTACATGTGTCGGAGGtttctaaaataa
- the GNPNAT1 gene encoding glucosamine 6-phosphate N-acetyltransferase isoform X3: MKPDETPMFDPSLLKEVDWSQNTATFSPAISPTHPGEGLVLRPLCTADLNRGFFKVLGQLTETGVVNPEQFMKSFEHMKKSGDYYVTVVEDVTLGQIVATATLIIEHKFIHSCAKRGRVEDVVVSDECRGKQLGKLCCQKCFSTEAVVLLPKSLEL; the protein is encoded by the exons ATGAAACCTGATGAAACTCCTATGTTTGACCCAAGTCTACTCAAAGAAGTGGACTGGAGCCAGAATACAGCTACATTTTCTCCAGCCATTTCCCCAACACATCCTGGAGAAGGTCTGGTTTTGAGGCCTCTTTGTACTGCTGACTTAAATAGAG GTTTTTTTAAGGTACTAGGTCAGCTGACAGAGACTGGAGTTGTCAACCCTGAACAATTTATGA AATCTTTTGAGCACATGAAGAAATCTGGGGATTACTATGTTACAGTTGTGGAAGATGTGACTTTAGGACAGATTGTTGCTACAGCAACTCTGATAATAGAACATAAGTTCATCCATTCCTGTGCTAAG aGAGGAAGAGTAGAAGATGTTGTTGTTAGTGATGAATGCAGAGGAAAGCAGCTTGGCAAATT ATGCTGCCAAAAATGTTTTTCCACTGaagctgtggttttattaccaaaAAGTCTAGAATTATGA
- the GNPNAT1 gene encoding glucosamine 6-phosphate N-acetyltransferase isoform X2 codes for MKPDETPMFDPSLLKEVDWSQNTATFSPAISPTHPGEGLVLRPLCTADLNRESFEHMKKSGDYYVTVVEDVTLGQIVATATLIIEHKFIHSCAKRGRVEDVVVSDECRGKQLGKLLLSTLTLLSKKLNCYKITLECLPQNVGFYKKFGYTVSEENYMCRRFLK; via the exons ATGAAACCTGATGAAACTCCTATGTTTGACCCAAGTCTACTCAAAGAAGTGGACTGGAGCCAGAATACAGCTACATTTTCTCCAGCCATTTCCCCAACACATCCTGGAGAAGGTCTGGTTTTGAGGCCTCTTTGTACTGCTGACTTAAATAGAG AATCTTTTGAGCACATGAAGAAATCTGGGGATTACTATGTTACAGTTGTGGAAGATGTGACTTTAGGACAGATTGTTGCTACAGCAACTCTGATAATAGAACATAAGTTCATCCATTCCTGTGCTAAG aGAGGAAGAGTAGAAGATGTTGTTGTTAGTGATGAATGCAGAGGAAAGCAGCTTGGCAAATT gttATTATCAACCCTTACTTTGCTAAGCAAGAAACTGAACTGTTATAAGATTACTCTTGAATGTCTGCCACAAAATGTCGGTTTCTATAAAAAGTTTGGATATACAGTATCTGAAGAAAACTACATGTGTCGGAGGtttctaaaataa